ATTTGGCAATCAAATGTGGTATAAGTTTGGTTCTTGTGACGGGCACATTATCCACCTCTATTACCACTAAgctcttttattttttcctcTTTTGGGTTTAGGGAGGCAGATAAACAAGACTGTGAACAACATCTTAAACGACACAAAATGTCGATAATAATATCCAAACCCGTTAAGCAGAGGTGAGATTAATGAcataattattttgaaaaatgaggcaggATAATTCGGATTTAGAACTAAAAttcataatattatttaatgatcGAACCCAAACCTTAGGTGGTGTTTGGTATGTCTAAATGGCATATGGAATGGAAAACCCAACTCCATTCATTACCCAATTAATCACACATTCAAttccttaaaaaatatataaaaaagtgatTGATCAATCTAAGCAAATTAACCTAATAATCGATTACTTAACAATATGATGATGACATTTGGCATAATCAATAGAAAAAATTTGGAGAGATAATGAATATATTACACTTGTCATgtgataaaaactttaaattgattattaggTTGATATATTGATACTCAATACAAAAACGtctattttcattctctctaCCCCGTTTTTCTTTCATTACATGAGTTAATAAGTCTATGACAAAAATCAATAACAGATATTATAAATGGATTACACTTAGTCgcatattattgtttattatggGTACAAATAAGTCTAGAAAAAACCAAATTCTACTACTAGTGATGGCTTCCTCATGATTTCATCTAAGTTTTCTTCATTCTTTCGCCTCTCTTTTGCTCCATTTGATCCATTAATGTTTCGGCTAACTCTCCTCATTGACACATCCAACTTAAACATCTATCTGATGAAGCGATTAAAAGAATACCAGATCGAGTCTTTATTCAAGGCAATGAATAAACACACCATCCACTTCAACATGAAGAGAAATCACATGCATGCGCATCTTTATTCTTTGGACTGCAATATTACTTCAAGAATCTGCCATCTTAATTATGTGATGCAGAAATTAGCCATAGCTTTCGAAATCAGAACATATATTGAGCTTCACATGTTTCATAGTCAAGAACTTTAATTATCTGTTCacctttattttattgatttttttcaaGTAACTTTATGATATCCTACAAACTCTCAGAACGAATAGTtgtatttttattgaaaaattcatggtgaacttttaatttgaaatgtataatttttatttttttttagacgttaacaaaatctttaaCATTTTCCATGAAATAATACAGTAGTGATCTACTCCATAACCTCTATGTGGCCGGTGATGAGTAATTTAGCTACTAGTGCTAATGATcggattttatatatatttcttctaTTTGCGTATGTAGTTTAAAGATTTTGTTAATTGTATCTATTGATTCTTTTTATGTACATTTATAATTTGTCTActaacaactatatataaaaaaaggtaaatagGTTGAAAATCTCTGGTCTCATGTACCGTTTTGGTACCCAGAACGCATATCGCATAAAACTTATGCCCGACAATCACCATCATATCCTCACACATGGGATCACAAAATATAGTTTCCTCACTTACCTTTGGCAAGTTTTAAACTTGTGACCTCTAGCCTTCATTTGTGGCCCCATATAGTCACATAGTGGCGGCTGAggcggtaaaaaaaaaaaatcccagagagggcaaaattaaaaaattcgtgaaatataaatataaaagggatcaaaatgttaaaaacctataagaatctttttaaaatcaatgaaaaatttgaaattacatgacaaaatctaaattttgagtaGGACATTTGCCCCCCTTTGCCCCTCATGTGGCACCGTCCCTGAATGGCGGTACCactatagttatatatatatatatatatatagattttccTTATTTTGGAactatttttttaagaaccatgaaaactcttaaattatgtattggatcacatgtttttttttcttcattcacatatgaaatgatataaaaaagtatgttatagaagaaacttttttataaaaccttcaaaatagccctttgtgaacttgtgaatgaatttatttacgtttttgttcacatgttaacaaatgggtatacatgaggttttttaaaaaaaaattttcttctgcaacatatatttttataacgtttcacatgtgaatgaacaataaaaacatgtgattcaatacataattaaagttctcaaggttcttaaaaaaaatgggttctcaaaataaacgtctatatatatatatattagaacgACGTGTTAGTTGGTTAATGGTTTGAACCCTAGTTGTGACATTCAAGCGAGCAGTATACTAGCGGTTGAAACCCAAAGGCACCCGTAGAGACCAAGGATGCGATAACACAACCCACACAcgtttaaaaagatatatatccaAAACCATAAAGAATTAAAATTCAATCTTTGATCTCCAAACCAACATCATATCCCTCTCCCATaaccaaaaaattattttttttttattgatgggGAACGTCAATGTCATCAAGCCAAACTTAAGTATCTCTAGTTATCTAATTTGttactcatattttttttaggtGTATGCAAattaaacttaatttataaGATATATTTTCACCGTAGAATTGTGACACCCGTAATGCCGGTATTCCGGTAATGATGGCATGATGCCACACAACATTTATACCCACATAAGATTTGAGTCATTTGACACGTACATTAACCTGCACAAAGCTAGATAGAAATTAGAAATTTATGCAGTTCATGTTGTGGTGGTACCGGTTTTTGGATAAAGCTAGAATatgcatctttttttttattcttttcacCGCAATAATTCAAATCCCCACTTTAAAATTTCCAcgtgcatgtatatatatacaacgcGGGTCTTGAGAAATCAAATGTTCATGACGAGCCGGAAAAGGAAGACTGATTACCCCAATTAACCAAACAAATATCTACTAAATTTTAAAGCATTTATTCTccttattttttcaactttaactatgtgaaaatctcaaaacacttctatcacttattcataatacccttagaagaaatctcaaccactcattttttttcctctcctcaaatctcaaccgtttatttttctctttcatcaataaatcattttattcttttaattcattcaaaaacttccatttagagatgttattcgatatattttagacgaatttttaaatccgatgacggAGCCCGGACGACTatggcatttggctatcacactctatgacctatcacctcctatgatctatcatactctatgatttatcacccctaccatctcatcgccgcaacgcgcggatactttgTCTCGTTTAcaaataaaatcttttataaaacatgaaattcaaattTATCAGCATGAGTTTTGTTTTGGGTCAAACCAACACAAGCTCAACCctgttattaacttatttaaaaaggaagtgatatcAATATCATTTACCTTGATGAAGTTACCACAATTATGCATTATTGACTTATACAGTTAGCTATAAATTTTGTATGTTATGGTACATTTATCAAAAATAGCGgtataaatatcacttcccatttaAAAATGGATATCTCCTAAAGGTTTTTTTGACAAGTAAAttcaataatataaaataaaataaaataaaattttaattatattgataaaataaaatacaatattttttgtttaatagtCAAATGTCAAAGCTAGTGGCTCTCTATAACACCTAATTGCCACGGGTAGTCATCAAAATTGGATGTTGTCGTatgtttttaagataaaatattttaaataagttgAAGTTTATGGTTTATCAAGAAAAAGAGTTGATTGGTTCtcagtttttttaaaaagagttCTTAAATAACTCTTTATGATATAATCACAACATGTTAAGAATGTCTTTATCATCATATATGCTCACGATCCATGATTTAAGGTAATCAGAGCATGCTCACAACAAAAActtagactatctccaatgggatGTTTTTGGGTGCCCTTAGGTGttcttggatatcctttgcggttgaagcttgtccaaaactaaagattttttgatgcatgcccttacccaagggcatgcccttacatacctttacttatatttttttttatttttagtggagttaaaggatatgtaagaatGTTTGTATAGTTggagataaatatatatgattttaaggATTATAAGGATGTGGATGTGGCACTTCAAGGACGACTAAAGACGTCTTTAACATTAGAGATATCGTTAACACCAATTGAATGAGATTGATTGTCATTGTCAAAGAATCTTGATGTGGTCCCTTTCTAGGTATCCATGTAAAGTTTTTGTCACCTTTAATAATTCAAGAAAAGTTGTAGTTCGATATGAATATGAAGATTTTCCTATATTCTTCATTGGATTAGAATGTGTTTCCTTAATCGAAATCTGGTGGTTGATAAATACATTTCGAGACAATGGTCCAAGAAATGCTCTTTAACTGACGGTCATAAATCTTAAGAAACATAGAGTTGTACATGGTGCTAAGAAACCAAGATAAACGTTATGTTCATATTCGTTAattaaatctataaaaaaaataaaaataagtaaataaataaaaggcttATTCTTTCAAGTTGTATGCATATATCTTAGTTTGTGGACACGTAAGGATAACGAGAGATTCATTTCCATATCACTAGCTAGGTCCATAAATAAGAATATACGTGTGATatatgaactatatatatatatatatatatatatatgagggaaGGGAATATGTGGCTATCTTGTACCTAAGTTTGGGTATAGAACTCCTCACATgtcaattttttaaaccataaatatcatggaggtcatgtgatttatttattttgcaacaaatattaaaaaattaataggTGAGGGGATCTATACCCAAGCTTGGATACATAATAGccatatattcacttttctctctctatatatatatatatcacagaAAGCCAATCCACGACTTTGAAATCTTTTTGTTAATGTGTCAAGTTGGCGTCGATTCTATAGATACAACCTCGATGCTTATTTGTGAAACGAGAATGAATACAAATGTTCTCTTAGAGATGATCAATACATACCTAAGATGATGGAAATGAAATTTATTTGAATCGATTCTATATCTTACGGAAAACAATATTCTAAAAATGATAGGCAAAATTGGTATAAAATTAAGCTCTAAGTGCTGACTTTCAACTTGTTATAAAGTATAGATAGTACAGTTAGACAAAAATTGTTTTTAGGACTGAcgaattttttttcctttaaagtTATCTAATgaaaatactcgtatattttttctattaaaatgtATGTAGCTGTAAAGATGTTATTGATAATTATTAGACCTCTTTGGAGATGGTTAAATTGTTTGTAAGTAAAGCATGCAACTTAACATTCCAAGAAAGATGAAGGGGTGTTAATGTAAATATTTCTCTATTTTTAtagtatttaatttaatcaattcTGTTAAAGCTTTTGAAAGCTACTGAATATGGACATTCAAATTTACTAATGAAAAACCACGCAAGAAGAAGCTTAAATACAGCCATTTTGCTTGTAAAATCTTGtaataacaaaatcatatacAACCAATTTGCAAAATGTTACAAGTTTTCTACTTTAATACCTGAAATTACAAACCCAAGAGCCCGAAAACAAGAACTTGCTAAGCTGTTACAGTCATCATTGGCTACTAATTATCCAAGATACTATTATAAATCAATTCATGGAAAGATTATAATATATGGGTTTCAATCAGATACATTTCTTGCAAACTTATTGATCAATGTTTATTCTAAATGTGAGTATTTGGCCTGTGCACGTAAGGTGTTTGACGAAATGCCTGAGAGAAGTATAAGTGCTTGGGCTACGTTGATTTCGGGTTATACTCGACATGGGTATAGTGAAGAAGGTTGGTTGGTGTTTGTTATGTTTAAAAGAGAGAGTGATGAGAATGTAAATGAGTATGTCTTAGCTAATGTTGTTCGTGGTGTTACGCAGTTAGAGAGTATGCATAAGGGTTCTCAGTTGCATAATTTAGTGGTTAAAACGGGTCTTGATCATGATGTTTATGTTGGTACGTCACTCGTTGATTTTTACTGTAAAGTTGGGAAAGTTCAAGATGCAAGATTGGTTTTTGACGGTTTACCGATTAAGAATGCGGTAACGTGGACAGCGATGATAGCTGGTTATGCTAGAGTAGGGAAGAGTGAAGTTTCATTGCAGGTGGTGAGACAAATGAGAGAAAGTGATGTTGTCCCTGACAAATATGTTCTGTCTAGTGTTCTAAGTGCGTGTTCCGTTGTTGGGTTTTATGAAGGTGGAAAGCAAATTCATGGTGTTGTGATAAGAAGAGGAGCGGCGATGGATATATCGGTGAGCAATGCACTAGTAGATTTTTATGTGAAATGTGGTAAAGTGAAATCGGGAAGGAAGGTTTTTGATAAGATGGTAGTCAAGAATGTTATATCATGGACCACGATAATTTCTGGCTATATGCAGAACTCATTTGATAATGAGGCTATGGGTCTGTTCATAGACATGACTAGAAATGGTTGGAAACCAGATGGTTTTGCTTGTACTAGCATTTTAACGTCATGTGCTTCACTTGAGGCTCTAGAGCCTGGTAGACAAACACATGCTTATACTATCATGACGAATCTTGATAAAGATGACTTTGTAAGCAATGGTTTAATTGATATGTACTCGAAATGCAATTGTCTTGATGATGCTAGAAGGGTATTTAACGGCATCCCAAATCGCAATGTTATTGGTTACAATGCAATGATTGAAGGTTACTCGAGGCATGGAAATCTTTATGAAGCATTTGATCTTTTCCATGAAATGAGGCTTAGAAACATTAACCCGAGCCTGTTGACTTTTGTCAGTCTTCTTAACGTTTCAACTTTGTCGCCCATTTTAGAAATAGGCAAACAAATACACGGTTTTATGATTAAATATGGTGTCGCTTTGGAAATATATGCTGGCAGTGCTCTGATCGATGTCTACTCAAAGTGTTCTTCCATACTTGATGCACGACTTGTTTTTTATGAGATGTCTGAAAAAGATATAGTAGTATGGAATGCTATGTTttttgggtatacccaagtaTCAGAAAATGAAGCAGCTCTCAAACTGTATCGAGAACTGCaactttcatatcaaaaaccaaACGAATTCACAATTGTGGCACTACTTACAGCTGCTAGCAACCTTGCTAGCTTTCCCCATGGACACCAATTCCATGCACAGCTCTTAAAAACAGGTTTAAACCTTGACCCTTTTGTCACAAACGCGTTGTTAGACATGTACGCAAAGTgtggaagaaaaaaagaaggtCAAGATCTATTTAACTCCACAGTTTACAGAGACATTGTTTGCTGGAACTCAATGATATTAACACACGCACAACATGGAGATGGTAAAGAATCTTTGGAATTGTTTGAAAGAATGTTGAATGAGGGAACCCAGCCCAATTATGTCACATTTGTAGCTGTGCTTTCGGCTTGTGACCATATGGGACTAGTCAAAGATGGGTTT
The sequence above is drawn from the Erigeron canadensis isolate Cc75 chromosome 4, C_canadensis_v1, whole genome shotgun sequence genome and encodes:
- the LOC122597570 gene encoding pentatricopeptide repeat-containing protein At4g39530, with product MKNHARRSLNTAILLVKSCNNKIIYNQFAKCYKFSTLIPEITNPRARKQELAKLLQSSLATNYPRYYYKSIHGKIIIYGFQSDTFLANLLINVYSKCEYLACARKVFDEMPERSISAWATLISGYTRHGYSEEGWLVFVMFKRESDENVNEYVLANVVRGVTQLESMHKGSQLHNLVVKTGLDHDVYVGTSLVDFYCKVGKVQDARLVFDGLPIKNAVTWTAMIAGYARVGKSEVSLQVVRQMRESDVVPDKYVLSSVLSACSVVGFYEGGKQIHGVVIRRGAAMDISVSNALVDFYVKCGKVKSGRKVFDKMVVKNVISWTTIISGYMQNSFDNEAMGLFIDMTRNGWKPDGFACTSILTSCASLEALEPGRQTHAYTIMTNLDKDDFVSNGLIDMYSKCNCLDDARRVFNGIPNRNVIGYNAMIEGYSRHGNLYEAFDLFHEMRLRNINPSLLTFVSLLNVSTLSPILEIGKQIHGFMIKYGVALEIYAGSALIDVYSKCSSILDARLVFYEMSEKDIVVWNAMFFGYTQVSENEAALKLYRELQLSYQKPNEFTIVALLTAASNLASFPHGHQFHAQLLKTGLNLDPFVTNALLDMYAKCGRKKEGQDLFNSTVYRDIVCWNSMILTHAQHGDGKESLELFERMLNEGTQPNYVTFVAVLSACDHMGLVKDGFNYFESMANFGIEPGLEHYACMVSLLARAGKLYEAKDFIEKLPIPPAAIIWRSLLSACRVSGNLEMAKYAAEMAILNDPKDSGSYVLLSNIFSAKGMWGEAKKVRQKMECNGVVKESGCSWIEMNIEVHAFIARDQSHREAGLIYTVINNLIDHARTLFDAPDPCMFC